A window from Vibrio cortegadensis encodes these proteins:
- a CDS encoding PqiB family protein, whose translation MNKQPTSQTSHAPDIKRSKGISPLWILPIITMLLAGWLVVKAVHDAGQRIQIYFSNAQGLVAGRTTIRYQGLEVGMIRDISLSEDLSRIYVDADIYPEATKLLNADTRFWLVKPTASLSGISGLDALVSGNYIAIQPSDSHAKEETVFTALESAPSDLIAAKGLNVTLKSKDLGGISIGSKIVYKKIPIGEVFSYKLDEQSESVLIQASIQDEFSHIITTKSRFWNVSGIGTSIGFNGIDVRLESLSAVLGGSIAVDSPDAGETVTMHTQFKLYPDLKTAGRGIPIQITLPDENKVSATGAPIVYRGIEIGQITNLSLSNEREQIIANAAIEPAFSDMLTAGSKFILEEAKVSLTGVENIANLVRGNFLTIVPGAGDQVRQFTAIRKTQFSQQQEKSISVKLTADSSFGLEVGTRILYKGIAVGSVIDVRLNDKNVSMDALIDNHYAHLIKSRNRFFITGSATAELTGSGLSITVPPAKQLLSGSISFISEGSDTQQESYTLYQSQSLSELAKYNQSGSQSITLFSTELPSISKDSPLLYRNLQVGSVSDFYLVDGGVKIKATIENKYKHLITNQTVFWNRSGVEVDASLSGISIKAAPLRSLIQGGIAFDSLPGIDNKISDNWKLYNSYKHARKFGRVITLMTNGQQEITKGTPIKFQGVTVGEVTLVVPLFKKSKVEVTARILPEFVNNITLAGSHFWVAEPEIGLDGIKNISSLVTKYIKVEPGHGKPAYSFELSSAPPEDSGVSFSLQSETRGSVKVGTPVLYREIPIGKVTSVQLGQFADRVISEVEIDKDYAYLVRSNSVFWNVSGIDVSIGLSGANIKTGTVDSLVRGGITFSTPEQKQLQPIAKEGQSFYLYPQADEEWSNWRTAIPKP comes from the coding sequence ATGAATAAACAACCTACATCCCAAACGTCACATGCTCCTGATATAAAAAGGAGTAAAGGGATATCCCCTCTTTGGATCCTACCGATTATCACTATGCTTCTTGCTGGTTGGTTAGTCGTTAAAGCGGTTCATGATGCTGGGCAACGCATTCAGATTTACTTCTCTAACGCTCAAGGTCTTGTTGCAGGGAGGACAACGATTCGCTATCAAGGTCTTGAAGTCGGCATGATACGAGACATATCCCTTTCAGAAGATCTTAGTCGGATTTATGTCGATGCTGACATATATCCTGAAGCGACAAAGTTACTCAATGCTGATACTCGTTTTTGGCTAGTCAAACCGACTGCCTCGCTTTCAGGTATTTCTGGTTTAGACGCGCTCGTTTCTGGAAACTATATCGCGATACAACCTAGTGATTCTCATGCAAAAGAAGAGACTGTATTTACGGCATTAGAATCTGCCCCCTCAGATCTGATAGCGGCAAAAGGATTAAACGTTACGCTTAAATCAAAAGATCTTGGCGGTATCTCCATTGGTTCAAAAATTGTTTATAAGAAAATCCCAATTGGTGAAGTGTTTAGTTACAAGCTTGATGAACAATCCGAATCTGTCTTAATTCAAGCCTCTATTCAAGATGAGTTTAGTCATATCATTACCACTAAAAGTCGCTTTTGGAATGTGAGTGGGATTGGAACAAGCATTGGCTTTAATGGGATAGATGTCCGATTAGAAAGCCTTAGTGCCGTACTCGGTGGCTCTATAGCGGTAGACTCGCCAGATGCTGGTGAAACTGTCACCATGCATACTCAATTCAAACTGTATCCAGATCTAAAAACCGCAGGTCGTGGTATCCCAATTCAAATCACCCTACCCGATGAAAACAAAGTCAGTGCCACTGGTGCTCCTATTGTGTACAGAGGTATTGAGATTGGGCAGATTACGAATCTTTCACTAAGCAATGAACGCGAGCAAATTATTGCCAATGCAGCGATAGAACCCGCTTTCAGCGACATGCTAACGGCTGGCAGTAAATTCATCTTAGAAGAGGCGAAAGTGTCCCTCACTGGCGTTGAAAACATCGCGAACCTAGTACGAGGAAACTTTCTAACTATAGTGCCTGGGGCCGGAGATCAAGTTCGTCAATTTACGGCGATTAGAAAAACTCAATTTAGCCAACAACAAGAAAAATCAATCTCGGTAAAACTCACCGCGGATAGCTCTTTTGGCTTAGAAGTTGGCACACGAATTCTTTACAAAGGGATCGCCGTCGGTTCAGTGATAGACGTAAGATTAAACGACAAAAATGTCTCAATGGACGCACTCATCGACAACCATTATGCTCATTTAATCAAATCAAGAAACCGATTCTTTATTACTGGAAGTGCAACTGCTGAGCTAACCGGATCGGGTTTAAGTATCACCGTTCCACCAGCTAAACAGTTACTGAGTGGATCAATCAGTTTTATCAGTGAAGGCTCGGATACACAGCAAGAATCGTATACCCTTTATCAAAGCCAATCACTCTCAGAATTGGCTAAATACAACCAATCGGGGTCTCAAAGTATTACTCTGTTTTCAACTGAACTGCCCTCTATTTCTAAAGACAGTCCATTACTATATCGCAACCTTCAAGTCGGCAGTGTGTCGGATTTTTATCTCGTAGATGGTGGTGTAAAAATTAAGGCGACAATTGAAAACAAATATAAACACCTTATCACTAATCAAACTGTATTTTGGAACCGTTCTGGCGTTGAAGTCGATGCCTCTTTGTCAGGAATCAGTATCAAAGCTGCACCATTAAGAAGTTTAATTCAAGGTGGCATTGCATTTGACTCACTTCCCGGTATCGACAATAAGATCAGCGATAATTGGAAGTTATACAACAGCTATAAACATGCGAGAAAATTTGGCCGAGTCATTACATTAATGACCAACGGGCAGCAAGAAATAACCAAAGGAACGCCAATTAAATTCCAAGGTGTTACCGTAGGGGAAGTGACCTTAGTTGTCCCTCTATTCAAAAAGAGTAAGGTCGAAGTGACGGCTCGTATTTTGCCTGAATTTGTCAACAATATTACCCTAGCAGGTTCCCACTTTTGGGTCGCAGAGCCGGAAATTGGTTTAGACGGAATTAAGAATATATCGTCTCTTGTGACGAAATACATCAAAGTAGAACCAGGTCATGGCAAGCCAGCCTACTCCTTCGAGTTAAGCTCTGCTCCACCAGAAGATTCAGGAGTTTCATTCAGCTTACAAAGTGAAACCCGTGGGTCAGTGAAAGTTGGTACTCCTGTTTTGTACCGAGAAATACCCATTGGAAAAGTAACGTCTGTTCAGCTTGGCCAGTTTGCCGATCGTGTTATCTCTGAAGTCGAAATAGATAAGGATTACGCCTACTTAGTTCGGAGCAATAGCGTCTTTTGGAATGTCTCTGGGATTGATGTTTCTATTGGTTTATCCGGAGCTAACATCAAAACAGGCACAGTTGACAGTTTAGTTCGTGGTGGGATTACGTTCTCTACCCCGGAACAGAAACAGCTTCAACCCATTGCAAAAGAGGGTCAATCATTCTACTTATACCCACAGGCTGACGAAGAATGGTCGAACTGGCGAACCGCTATCCCTAAGCCTTAG
- the rsmF gene encoding 16S rRNA (cytosine(1407)-C(5))-methyltransferase RsmF, with product MHPNIKLPDDFLREIEAIMPSHLNMEDFISACKKPLRKSIRVNTLKISVEDFIERARQKEWTLSPVPWCDTGFWIDADETSVPLGNTAEHMAGLFYIQEASSMMPPSAMFNAEDDEFNAILDMAAAPGSKTTQVAALMKNQGVLVANEYSASRVKVLHANIERCGVRNAALSNFDGRVFGGWLPEQFDAVLLDAPCSGEGTIRKDPDAMKNWSLDSVIAIGDTQRDLIESAFHALKTGGIMVYSTCTLSLEENQHVCHHLKQTFGDAVEFESLANLFDDAEAALTEEGFLHIFPQIYDSEGFFVARIRKVSSVTPPEVKKRMGKFPFEKATAKIQSDVRDQLAKTLDIDLPSDSSVWLRDKDVWLFPNALEPMIGELRFSRMGIKIAETHKKGFRWQHQVATTLATGNEAKTVHLSVDDAREWYMGRDVRPLDQSGQGEVIVMLESDVIGLGKWVGNRVKNGLPRELVRDKNLF from the coding sequence TTGCATCCAAATATAAAGCTGCCTGACGATTTTCTTCGTGAAATCGAAGCGATCATGCCGTCCCATTTAAATATGGAAGATTTCATCTCTGCGTGTAAGAAACCGCTCCGCAAAAGTATTCGTGTTAACACTTTAAAAATTTCTGTCGAAGATTTCATTGAGCGAGCACGTCAAAAAGAGTGGACCCTATCTCCAGTTCCTTGGTGCGATACCGGATTTTGGATCGATGCTGATGAAACTTCGGTACCACTGGGAAATACCGCAGAGCACATGGCGGGACTCTTTTACATCCAAGAAGCAAGTTCCATGATGCCACCGTCTGCAATGTTTAACGCAGAAGATGACGAGTTTAATGCGATCTTGGACATGGCAGCGGCTCCGGGTTCGAAAACCACTCAGGTAGCCGCATTAATGAAGAATCAAGGCGTACTTGTTGCCAACGAATATTCAGCAAGCCGAGTCAAAGTCTTGCACGCCAATATTGAACGTTGTGGTGTTAGAAATGCCGCATTAAGTAATTTTGATGGTCGAGTATTCGGCGGTTGGCTACCAGAGCAATTCGATGCGGTTCTTCTTGATGCACCTTGTTCAGGTGAAGGTACCATTCGAAAAGATCCTGATGCAATGAAGAACTGGAGTCTTGATTCTGTAATTGCGATTGGTGACACCCAAAGAGACTTAATTGAAAGTGCCTTTCACGCCTTAAAAACAGGTGGAATTATGGTGTATTCAACCTGTACCTTGAGCTTGGAAGAGAACCAACATGTTTGTCACCATTTAAAACAAACCTTTGGTGATGCCGTTGAGTTTGAATCATTGGCGAACCTTTTTGATGATGCAGAAGCAGCATTAACGGAAGAAGGTTTCTTGCACATTTTCCCACAAATTTATGATAGCGAAGGTTTCTTTGTTGCTCGCATTCGTAAAGTATCCAGCGTCACTCCTCCTGAAGTTAAAAAAAGAATGGGTAAGTTTCCTTTTGAAAAAGCGACAGCGAAAATTCAATCGGATGTCCGTGATCAGCTAGCAAAAACACTGGATATTGATCTTCCTTCCGACTCTTCAGTTTGGTTGCGTGATAAGGATGTGTGGCTTTTCCCAAATGCACTTGAACCAATGATTGGTGAACTTCGATTCTCACGCATGGGAATTAAAATTGCTGAAACGCATAAGAAAGGATTCCGCTGGCAGCATCAAGTAGCGACGACCCTAGCCACCGGTAATGAAGCAAAAACTGTGCATCTTTCAGTTGATGATGCTCGTGAATGGTATATGGGTAGAGATGTGAGACCCCTTGATCAAAGTGGTCAAGGCGAAGTGATTGTTATGCTAGAAAGCGATGTCATTGGACTCGGTAAATGGGTGGGCAATCGAGTGAAAAATGGCTTACCACGAGAACTTGTACGTGATAAAAATCTATTTTAA